A stretch of Mastacembelus armatus chromosome 1, fMasArm1.2, whole genome shotgun sequence DNA encodes these proteins:
- the myoz2b gene encoding myozenin-2b: MSQFCSMPAGERKKHAAAICREVHGSNGDLMDLGKKLSTPKDIMLEELSLLSNRGSRLFKMRQRRSDKYTFESIQNEANAQLNNDILAKNTHTVEIKVDAPTNGNTVNAENTVSDMTAEKLKTITVSKSYHSPWEEAILHDPDLAETLKLRMPELDPRRELPEYKCFNRVATPYGGFDKAPRGITFKLPEVDLNPPRYPELQEPGMKRPTFNRTAQGWISEGTHLILPTITLESVTVPESDDL, encoded by the exons ATGTCACAATTCTGCTCAATGCCAgctggagagaggaagaagcaTGCAGCAGCTATTTGCCGAGAGGTCCATGGTTCCAATG GTGACCTCATGGATCTCGGAAAGAAGCTCAGCACTCCAAAAGACATTATGTTGGAGGAGCTGTCATTGCTTTCCAACAGAGGTTCTCGGCTTTTTAAAATGCGCCAGAGGAGATcagacaaatacacatttgAAAGTATCCAAAATGAGGCAAATGCACAATTAAAT AATGATATTTTAGCCAAGAATACACACACTGTGGAAATTAAAGTGGATGCACCAACAAATGGAAATACTGTGAATGCAGAAAACACTGTGTCAG ACATGACTGCAGAGAAGTTAAAAACAATAACCGTGTCCAAGTCCTATCACTCTCCATGGGAAGAGGCAATCCTCCATGACCCCGACCTTGCCGAGACTCTCAAACTAAGAATGCCTGAGCTAGACCCACGACGGGAGCTTCCTGAATACAAATGCTTTAACCG GGTTGCTACTCCTTATGGGGGCTTTGACAAAGCTCCCAGAGGAATCACGTTCAAGCTCCCTGAGGTGGATCTGAACCCACCCAGATACCCAGAGCTCCAAGAGCCTGGGATGAAGCGACCCACCTTCAACAGGACAGCACAGGGATGGATATCTGAGGGTACCCATCTGATCCTACCCACTATTACCCTGGAGTCTGTTACAGTCCCAGAGTCTGATGACCTGTAG
- the synpo2b gene encoding synaptopodin-2 produces the protein MDTVSLMPQDICEAVLKMEPDPEDPENSDNMVPWSGSDGSQELCVAESLAESYNEDDVSDPEYPLEPQPPHIPKSDTESPEHLQTQDWESANEQHSLGDLSGSEENVSYQEEDDIYLNESEASITESPNIQNSPTSLSPHPCPDSEPPGGQMPQPHSPSSLSSAGCAHDMTLALTLTTEQQLEASYRQGPGTGNMRVESSEEGGSSEAPPASVYFGISDEGAEQAEKWNSESDTDLCRPERYRARYTRLGHNESERHVKETKSKCKRIARLLTDAPNPQNKGALLFKKRRQRVKKYTLVSYGTGVNKLDSEDQIEEESELKPAGYNFVATSDSELEEEYSVYHQQHKLSLNWSSGREMEALPETKGKGVLMFAQRRKRIDEIVSEHEELRSKGLLVEVLSEAECMQAHDTKEMYRNTDQVNYMDGSLKQHKEYQKNIQQMDHLSNMPRPLVPNRTAKPFLGFQDVTTAPVMPGGLVPVSKKHEPTFKVPVPTITNPQVWSPTGDIIASRDERISVPAIKTGNLPESKRKVARKQVSDPHLQNKGDRRSYIESEEDCFSLGAEACNFMQPRTLKLKNPPPVPPKPTINPSCPPWMMKSPSGEPHVPPRSPVSQPSHSSTGPHSQHYLQQQDWAQPQQMANRLESDQTQAKLQTPATAWAPVSTSSQLHLQPSTNSWSQPSRSPVSMQASSLTFSPHNPLSPLRNKSDSTPNSVASCPPQAGKSYIYTSKALQASPKGRVLDRSINRAGDGPTMAGKGAELFAKRRSRMEKFVVDADTVQANKTRSTSPPSSLPNSWRYSSGVRGPPPLSYNPLLAPPSAAKQTPSPKIKPKTKEKPKAAPKHQNALDIMKHQPYQLDSTLFKYDAVPETKTFTSKPTPVSKFEVTKSLKHRSASSHPSYNVSELAVQGKAEAPAKSSGPGFGRSRSLSLPQRLNSIPSPGFLSPVSTPGMQPSFLPTQRQTSFQEKVSKPLSPWEAASRSPIGSVDEAFVFQSLPSSVASNVKAAGLRKSLPEPPDEWKRRVSLDPAAVSKGHYHAAPAFQAPSINRTFSPEKPAFCGPPFRPAQSLRPAGNTNIGYMGQCSSPTKCSPFHSSAQRS, from the exons GTATCATTGATGCCACAAGACATTTGTGAAGCAGTATTAAAAATGGAACCAGATCCTGAAGACCCAGAAAACAGTGATAACATGGTCCCATGGTCAGGTTCAGATGGTTCCCAGGAACTTTGTGTTGCTGAGTCCTTGGCAGAGTCCTACAATGAAGATGACGTCAGTGACCCAGAGTACCCTTTAGAGCCACAGCCTCCTCATATCCCAAAGTCTGACACTGAGTCTCCAGAACACCTTCAGACACAAGACTGGGAATCCGCAAATGAGCAACACTCCCTGGGTGATCTAAGTGGAagtgaagaaaatgtttcatacCAAGAAGAAGATGACATCTATCTTAATGAATCAGAAGCGTCCATTACAGAGTCTCCTAACATCCAAAACTCCCCAACATCACTGTCCCCACATCCATGCCCTGACTCAGAGCCTCCTGGTGGCCAAATGCCACAGCCACATTCCCCTTCATCTTTGTCCTCTGCTGGCTGTGCTCATGATATGACCCTGGCCTTGACCCTAACCACAGAGCAGCAACTGGAAGCCAGTTATAGGCAGGGCCCAGGGACTGGGAACATGAGGGTTGAATCTTCTGAGGAAGGAGGGAGTAGTGAAGCACCTCCTGCTTCTGTCTACTTTGGAATTTCAGATGAGGGTGCTGAGCAGGCAGAGAAGTGGAACTCAGAGTCTGACACAGATCTGTGCAGACCGGAGCGGTACAGGGCTAGGTACACAC GACTTGGTCACAACGAATCAGAAAGACATGTCAAGGAGACCAAGTCTAAATGTAAGCGAATTGCTCGACTTCTAACTGATGCACCCAACCCTCAAAATAAGGGAGCTTTGCTGTTTAAGAAACGCCGACAGAGGGTCAAGAAATATACACTTGTGAGTTACGGGACTGGTGTTAACAAGCTTGACAGCGAAGACCAAATAGAGGAGGAAAGTGAGTTAAAACCAGCTGGTTACAATTTTGTGGCAACAAGTGATTCTGAGTTAGAGGAGGAGTATTCTGTTTATCATCAGCAGCATAAATTGAGTCTGAATTGGAGTAGTGGTCGAGAAATGGAAGCGCTACCAGAAACAAAAGGGAAGGGAGTTTTAATGTTTGCCCAGCGTCGCAAACGGATTGATGAGATTGTGTCAGAGCATGAAGAACTGAGGAGTAAAGGATTACTTGTGGAGGTGTTAAGTGAAGCTGAATGTATGCAAGCACACGACACTAAAGAAATGTATCGGAATACTGATCAGGTCAACTACATGGATGGAAGTCTCAAGCAACATAAAGAATAccaaaaaaatattcaacagaTGGACCACCTATCGAATATGCCAAGACCATTGGTGCCAAACAGAACAGCGAAGCCCTTCCTTGGATTTCAAGATGTCACGACTGCTCCTGTCATGCCTGGTGGTCTTGTTCCAGTGTCAAAGAAGCATGAACCAACATTTAAAGTGCCTGTTCCTACTATCACTAATCCACAGGTTTGGTCCCCAACTGGAGACATCATAGCCTCAAGAGATGAGCGAATATCTGTGCCAGCGATCAAGACGGGCAACCTTCCAGAGTCCAAACGGAAAGTCGCTAGGAAACAAGTATCTGATCCTCACCTTCAAAACAAAGGGGATAGGAGGTCTTATATTGAGTCAGAGGAAGACTGTTTCAGTCTTGGGGCTGAAGCTTGTAACTTTATGCAACCCAGAACACTAAAACTCAAGAATCCCCCCCCAGTTCCCCCCAAACCTACTATCAATCCATCTTGCCCACCTTGGATGATGAAAAGTCCATCTGGTGAGCCACACGTTCCACCAAGAAGCCCAGTTTCGCAACCTTCTCACAGTTCTACAGGACCTCATAGTCAGCATTACTTACAACAACAAGATTGGGCTCAGCCTCAACAGATGGCCAACCGTTTGGAATCAGATCAAACTCAGGCAAAACTTCAAACACCTGCCACTGCCTGGGCACCAGTCAGCACCTCTTCTCAGCTTCATCTACAGCCAAGCACAAATAGCTGGAGTCAACCATCACGATCCCCTGTGAGTATGCAGGCCAGCAGCCTTACTTTCAGCCCACATAACCCACTTTCACCTTTAAGGAATAAGTCAGACAGTACTCCAAACTCAGTTGCCTCCTGTCCACCTCAAGCAGGGAAGTCATACATTTATACATCAAAAGCATTGCAGGCTTCTCCAAAGGGCCGAGTCTTAGACAGAAGTATTAATCGGGCAGGTGATGGTCCAACTATGGCAGGAAAAGGTGCAGAGTTGTTTGCCAAAAGACGCTCCCGTATGGAGAAgtttgttgttgatgctgacaCAGTGCAAGCCAATAAAACAAGATCTACATCGCCCCCCTCATCCCTCCCTAACTCCTGGAGGTATTCTTCTGGTGTTCGTGGCCCCCCTCCTTTATCATACAATCCCCTTCTTGCTCCTCCATCAGCAGCCAAGCAAACCCCAAGCCCCAAAATTAAGCCTAAGACCAAAGAGAAACCTAAAGCAGCCCCAAAGCACCAAAATGCCTTAGATATTATGAAACATCAGCCTTATCAGTTGGACTCAACACTTTTCAAGTATGACGCAGTCCCTGAGACTAAAACCTTCACCTCCAAACCAACTCCAGTGTCAAAGTTTGAGGTTACTAAAAGCCTTAAACATAGATCTGCCTCTTCTCATCCTTCTTATAATGTATCTGAGCTTGCTGTTCAAGGCAAAGCAGAAGCCCCTGCTAAGTCTTCTGGACCG GGATTTGGTAGAAGCCGCTCCCTGAGCCTTCCCCAGCGACTAAATTCAATACCTTCACCTGGATTTCTGTCCCCTGTAAGCACACCTGGGATGCAGCCGTCATTTTTACCTACACAGAGACAAACGTCCTTTCAAGAAAAAGTCTCCAAGCCGCTATCACCATGGGAAGCAGCATCCAGAAGCCCCATAGGTTCAGTTGATGAGGCCTTTGTGTTTCAGAGCCTCCCATCATCTGTTGCCTCTAATGTCAAAGCTGCAGGGCTCCGCAAATCCCTGCCAGAGCCTCCAGATGAATGGAAGCGCAGGGTGTCTCTTGATCCTGCAGCTGTTAGCAAGGGTCACTATCATGCAGCTCCCGCTTTTCAGGCACCGTCCATTAACAGGACATTTTCACCTGAGAAACCAGCTTTCTGTGGTCCTCCTTTCAGACCCGCCCAGTCTCTAAGGCCTGCGGGTAATACCAATATAGGATACATGGGGCAGTGTTCCAGTCCAACAAAGTGCTCTCCTTTCCACAGCTCAGCCCAGAGAAGTTAA